The window CCGAACGGTTCACCGGCGACCTGGTGGCCGCCACCCGGGTGGCATCGCGCCTGGGCTGGGTGTGCCGTGCGGTCAACGGGCACGTGCCCGGCGACGACAAGCAGACCGTCACCCGGCTGCGGATGTTCCTCGACGGCCGACCGTAGCCGCGCCAGGGACACCACAGGTCGGGGTCACGAAACATTGATCTATACCCGGAGTCAAGATTCATATTGACAAACATGACTTACCGTTCAAAAATGTGGTAACGGGAAGGTCTTGTCGATGCGCCAGGCAACGCGGTGCGCACGGTCGGTTCACCAGCCACACACGCAGTCATGTCTGGCGGTGACATGACTGATCACCCCCTTTCCGGCTGGTCGCGAATCCAGCCCGCGCCAGGCGGAGTCGAAGCTTCGGGCGATCACCCCAACCTCTCGCAGAAGGAAGGAATCAGTGTGGGATCGAGCAATGTTGTCCGCACGCGACGCCGTCGCCGCGCCTTCGCGGCGGCGACCGTGACACTGTTGACAATTGGCAGCCTCCTGGCTGTCAGGCCTGCTCACGCTCAAGAGCCTGACCCTGTCGATGTAAACCGGCGGGAGCAGGCAAAAGTAGTCACGTTGCCATCAAGAGTGGGTGTCGAGGATGCGCTCAGTATCCTGGAGAAGATCGACATCCAGGTTCTGGAGCTGCGGTTCTCCGGCAATGGCGTGGTGGGCGGCATCATCCCGATGGATGGCGTGACCGCCAAGGACCAGGCAAACTGGGCCGAGCTCGCGTTTCAGCGACGGTTCAATCGTCGCCCGGTGGTATCCGCACTGGTCGTCCGGGCGTCGACATCCTCGACCGAGATCGAGAGGTTGCAGGGCGTGATGACTGCGGCGTCACCTGCGGTCACCACCACCGCGCCGGCAGTGGTGTCGAGAAGGTTTTCGGTTGAGCGTGCACGCGACACCGTGCAACCTCTCGACGGTTCCATCGATGAGCACTACCCATCAATATGGGAAGGCGACACCTACCGTACCGTCTACCCACCGGTACAGGCAGAACTTCGAGCTTATGACTACTGGTTCGTCTACGAAAGCGCCTACAGCGCGCAACCTTCGACTTTTCCGAGTGATTGGGGAATGGAACTCGGCATAACAACGTGGAACGATGATCTTCCTGGCTGGGTCGTCCGCCCGTTTTGTCCGCCCGGCTTTGGTGACTCCGATTGGGACTTCTGGTCCGGCACCTACGAGATGGGTGGCATTTGGGGGGCGAACGTCCCGGAATCCTCTGCTCCCTACGCCGACTACAACATCGCAAGTGATGGTTGCGACGAGAACGGAGTCGAGATCGGAATCGGTTTCCCGCACCAACTGGCCCAGGACACACTGTACCTGGCGTTCGCCGAGCTGTATCCTGGCAACGAAAGCTCTTCGCGGATGGCCGCGTCCGTAAGCATGAAGAGTAACGACTGCAACAATCTTGGACTATCCCCGCAGACCGATTGTATGGGACTGAACACCGATCGAGATCCTCCAGCTGGGTTCGACGGCAGCGCCCTGCTGGTCAACTCAAGCCGCAACTGGACAGTGCCGGCCTGCTTCCTGATGGGAGAGGGATTCACCAATCCGATTCGCTACGCTCCGGGAGTAAGCGGCTGTCCAACCGTGGTCTACTACTGACGCCTACGCTGATAGTGCCGGCCCAGGTAGTCTGACCGTCACCGGTTCCATGGCTGCCTGGGCGCACTGGCCATTGTCGGTCTCAGGGAGATGATCAGGATGTCGCAGCAGAGTCCTCGGCGCCGATTCGGCGGGGAACAGCTGTTCATCTGGTACCTCGCGACCGCAGCCGCCGCTGCGGTGGTCGGCGTGGTCGCCGGCGGAGTCGGCCTGCTGGTGCTGTCCGCGTTGCGAATCGGGTGTCGTCCCACCGGTGGGGACGTACTGCCCGGCGGCGAGCTGCAGTGCCCCGACGGCACCGGCAAGGTCCTCCCGGCGTTGGTGTTCGCGGGTCTCGGCTGCGTCGTCGTCCTGGCGGTGGCGGCGGAGCTGCTCAGCCGGCGGGGCGACGCCTCCACGGTTGCCCGCGTGGCCCGGCACGGCTTGTGGCTGGCCGCCTGGGTGGTGGCGCTGCCCGGCCTGGCGTGGGTCAGCGTGGTGTCCACCTCGGCGGCGACACGACAGGCCTTCTGGGGTGTCGTGGTGGGCGTCTGCGCGGCGATCGCCTTCGTCGCGATTCCGCTGGTCACGTCCTACGTCCGTCCGGCGTACGCGACAGTGGTGCTGGCGGCGTGTCTGGCGGTGCCGGCCACCGCCGTGCTGGTCGGCTTGTGGTTGCCGCTGCTCGTACCGCTCGCCCTGCCGGTGACCGCCATCTGGCTGGTGGCGTTGTGGCTGTCACGGGCGGCCCATCGGATCAGCGTGACAGCTGCGGCGAGCCAGGTGAGCGGCCCGTAGGCCGGTCACGGGCCGGATTGCCCGCTACCCCGAGAGGGTGAGACGCAGCGAGACCGACGGGCGCAGCCAGGCATGGTGCCAGGCCAGGCCAGGCCGCCGCGCGGTCGTCGCCGCTGATCTCTCCGAGCTGCGCGGACCGGTCAGCGGGGTCGTCGAGCTGCCGCACCGGCTGCACTGGCAGCCGGACCGCCGGGTCGACCTCTCGGCAATCCCGCGCTGCTGCGGTGGATGTACGAGACCGGCACCAACACCAGGTGGTACGGCTGCAGCCGGTGCGGTTCGACCGGCACCGCCAGCCGGTGATGACGCGGATCGGTCCAGCCAGGGGACCAGATCGATGTCGAGCGGGGTGTCGGGTCGCCACGACGTTGCCGCCGTGGCGACCCGGCCGATTCGACAGCTGGGACGAGGCTGTCACCCACCTGTGCGCCCTGTCCGACCGGCCCGGTCCGGTCGTCCTGGATGAGTTTCCCTATTTGAGCAAGGTTGAGCCGGCCCTGCCGTCGATCCTGCAGCGGGAAATCGACCGGGCCGTGTCGGATGAGCGGCCGTTGTCGCTGCTGCTCTGCGGATCCGCGATGTCGGTCACGGGTGGGCTGCTGGCCGGGTCCGCCCCGCTGCGCAGCCGGGCCAGCCTGGAACTCGTCGTCCAGCCCTTCGACCACGTCCTCACCGCCCGGTTCTGGGGGCTGAGCGACCCGAGACTCGCCGTGCTGCACCACGCCGTGGTCGGCGGCACCCCGGCGTACCGGCGCTTCGTCGGCGACGACGCGCCACGCGACCTCGACGACTTCGACGGCTGGCTGACCCGCACCGTGCTCAACCCGGCCACCCCGTTGTTCCGCGAGGCACGGTATCTACTGGAGGAGGAAGCCGACGTCCGGGACACCGCGCTGTACCACTCAGTGCTGGCCGCCGTCGCCGCCGGCAACAACACCAGAGGCGGGATCGCCGGCTACATCGGCCGCAAGGCGGCGGACATCGGCCACCACCTCAACGTTTTGGAGGACAGCCAGACCCTGATGGCTTATTCGGTGTAGGTCAGGCGGCGAGGGTGAAGTCGAGGCGTTGGAGGTGTGTTGTCCGGGTGCGGTCGAGGGGGTGTCCGGTCCAGTAGCTGTCGAGGCGGATGATGTTGATCGCGGTGGCCGTGAGGGTGTGTTCGAGTCTGGTCTTGGGCAGGCCTCGGTAACGGGCGGTACGGATCCCGGTGACATGGGTGCTTTGGCGCATGGTGCCCTCGACTCCGGCGCGGACGGCGTAGCGGGCCTTCCACTCGGAGGTGTTCTGCTGGATGCGGGCAGCGGTGAGGGCTTCGTGTAGGTCACGGGGGTGGATGGTGATCTGGCGGCGGGTGCCTCGGGTGCATTCCTGGCGGGTGGGGCAGGGCTGGCAGACGCTCTTCGGCCAGGACACCACGATGGTGTCGGTGTCGCGTTGTCGGCAGGGTGACCAGCTTGTGCTGGTGTTGCCCTGGGGACAGACGCCGTGGCGGGTGTCGAAGTCGAAGGTGAACGCCGCTTTGTCGTAGCCTCGCCCGGCGCGGGCCTGCGCGGACGGGTCGATCAGCATCGGGGAGGTCAGGGTGATCCCGTGCCGGCGGGCGGCGGGCGGCGGTGATCTCGGCGGACGGGTATCCGGAGTCGACGAGGTGCTCGGCGGGAGTCAGTGCCTTGTCGGCCAGTCGCTGGTGGATGATGGCGGTCATGGCCGAGTCCGGGACGGTCGCGGTGGTGGTGGCCACGTTCGTGATCAGGTTCGGGTGTTCTCCGCGTCCGGTTTCCCGGCCGGTGGTGCCGGTCGGTGGGTCGCAGGTCTCGGTGAAGTGGACCTTGTAGCCGCCCCAGCCGGTGTCGCGTTTGACGCTGTATCGGGCGTCCGGGTCGTATGGGGAGATGAGGCGGTCTCTGCCGGGCGGGACACCGTCCCCGTCCGGGGCGTGTTCCCGCCGTCGCGCCTCCTGTCCGGCGCCGTCGGTGTCGCGGTAGAACTGCTGGATCCAGATCAGGCGTAACGTCTGTGTCGCTGGGATCTGTGCCAGCCATTCCGGTGCGTCCGGGTGGTGCGCCGCGTCGAGCAGGTGGTAGCCGTCGATGCCGTAGCGGACCGTCAACTCGTCACGTCTGGTCTGGCTCTCGGGCAGGCGTAGGTTGTCGACGCGGGTGCCGTAGACGCCGGTCCAGGAATCGTCGATGACCGAGGTGAGCCAGTGCGGTGCCGCCGCGGCGAGGGCTTCCAACGCCGCCCGTAGTGTCTCTCCGGCCAGTTCGAGGCGGTTGAGGTCGCGGATCGCGCCGAGTACGTGGGTGGAATCGGTGCGTTGGCGGCCCCGGGCCTTGACCAGTCCGAGCCCGGCCAGGCGTCGCAGCAGGGCGTCCAGGGCCAGGCTGGTCAGGTCACCGGCGACCAGCCGGTCCCGGAACTCCGACAGGACGGTGGGGTCGAAACCCGGATCGTCGAGTTCCAGACCGAGGGCGTATTTCCAGGTGATTCGGTCCCGGACCGCGTCGGCGGCCTGACGGTCGGTCAGGTTCTCCGAGAACTGCAACACGCTGGCGGTCATCAACTGTGCCGGGGAGATCCCCGGCCGTCCCCGGAGCCCGAACGCCGCCGAGAACCGGGCGTCCTCGTACACCTGGCCGAGTTCGTCACGGATCCGCGTCGCCAGGTTCCCTTTCCGGAACGCCGCCCGCGCCATCCGCGCGGTCTGCTCCGGAACGTCTGGCCACGGCCTCGGTTGCATCGACATGACCACAACAACCCTACTGACCCACCGAAGGAGACGGGTACACGGCCGAATAAGCCATCAGGGTCCAGCCACCTGCTCGTGCGGGAACCGGACGTGTTCCGGTCCGGCCGGGCCGTCTACCGGAATCGCGGAGCCGTTGATCACCTTCTACCAGGTGATCATGCGACCGCAGTGGGGCCTGCTGGAGAGCGGGCGGGCCGAGCTGGTGTGGCGCGACGCCCGTTCCAGGTTCGCCGCGCAGGTGATCGGTCCGCACTTCGAACGGCTGTGCCGGGCGTACGCCCTGACCGCCCCGCCGGAGCGGTTCGGCGCGCTGCCCGGTGAGGTCGGCGCGGGAGTCGTCACCGATCCGCAGCGACGACGCCGGATCGAAGTGGACGTCGCCGTGTTCGCTCCGGCGGTCCCGGGAGAGCGGCGCCGTCTGCTCTCCCTGGGCGAGGTGAAGTGGGGCGAGGTGAAGTGGGGCGAGGTGAAGTGGGCACGCCACGTCGACCGGCTGCGCCGGGCCCGCGACCTGCTCGCCGGCCGTGGCTACGACACCCGCGACACGGTGTTGACCTGCTACAGCGGGGTCGGATTCGAACCGGGCCTGATCGACGACGGTGAACCGGTCCGCACGGTCGGGCTCGCCGACCTCTACCCGTCCCCTTCGGCCACTCAGTGACGTCCTGGCCGGCTAAAACGAGTGTCGGGTCGACGGCTGACTAGCATCACCGGCTGTGGACGACAGACGGTGGCGGGATCCGCAGTGGTTGGCCTGGGTGCGGGACTGGATCGACGGTCGGCTCGACGAGCTCGGGACGACCCGGACCGGCCCGGTCGTGCAGCCGCACATCTACCCGTGGTCGACGGTGCTGCGCGTCCCGACCGCCGCCGGTGACGTCTGGTTCAAGGCCAACGCCGAGTCGCTGCGCCACGAAGCGGCCGTCGTGACACGGATCGCCGACCGCCGCCCCGACGCGGTGCCGCCGCTGCTGGCCGCCGACCTCGACACCGGGTGGATGCTGATGGCCGACGCCGGGGAAACGCTGCGGGTGGTGAGCCAGCGCGAGCAGAGCCTGGACCGGTGGTACGCCGTGCTGCCGCTGTACGCCGCGGTGCAGCTCGACCTGGCCGACGACGTCGACGACCTGCTCGCCCTCGGCGTGCCCGACCGGCGGCTGGCCACCCTGCCGCAGGCGTACGCACGGATCGTCGACGCCGTCGGCGCCGATCGACGGTTCCGCGACGCGGCACCGATGGTGGCCGACCTGTGCGCCGAGCTCGCGCAGTACGGGCTGCCGGAGCTGCTGCAGCACGACGACCTGCACGACGCGCAGGTCTTCGTCCGCGACGGCCGCCACCTCATCATGGACTGGGGCGACGCCTGCGTGTCGCATCCGTTCCTCACCCTGTCGGTCACCCTCGACGGTGGGCTGGCGTGGGGGCTCGACGACGTACGGGACTCGGTCGACACCACACCGTTCCGGGACGCCTACCTGGCGCCGTACGCCGAACGGTTCACCGGCGACCTGGTGGCCGCCACCCGGGTGGCATCGCGCCTGGGCTGGGTGTGCCGTGCGGTCAACGGGCACGTGCCCGGCGACGACAAGCAGACCGTCACCCGGCTGCGGATGTTCCTCGACGGCCGACCGTAGCCCGTCGTACGGCACGCGAGGCATAACAAAATACGACAAGGAAGCAGCCGCTCCTTGCCGTATTCAACGTATATCGCATAGGGGGCCTTGCGGCAAGACCCGGGTCGCGGCGCAGAATGTGCGACCGAAGCCATCAGCTGCGAAAACGCGCGGATTCACGTACGTGTGTCCGCTGATCGACGCTGCCCAGGTGGCTGATCGCAGAAATGGGGGAACGATGTTCGACGTCATCATTGCCGGCGGCGGGCCGACCGGTGTGATGCTGGCCAGCGAGTTACGGCTGCACGGCGTGTCCGTACTCGTCATGGAGAAGGACGCGGAGCCGACCAGCCACGTCCGGGCGGGCGGCCTGCATGTGCGCAGCATCGAGATCATGGACCAGCGGGGCCTGCTGGACCGGTTCCTCGCGTACGGCCAGCGGTATCCGTTCGGCGGTTTCGCCGGCATCGACAAACCCGCGCCGGACCGGCTGGACACCGCGCACGGGTACGTGCTCGCCATCCCGCAACCCGTCACCGACCGCCTGCTGACCGAACGCGCCGCCGAACTCGGTGCCGAGATCCGACGCGGCTGCGAACTGGTCGGCCTGCGCCAGGACGACGGTCAGGTGACCGCGGAACTGGCCGACGGGACCCGGCTGCGTTCGCGCTACCTGGTCGGCTGCGACGGCGGCCGTAGCACGGTACGAAAACTGCTCGGCGTCGCCTTTCCCGGCGAACCGACCCGGGTCGACACCCTGCTGGGCGAGATGACGGTGGCCGTAGCGCCGGAGACCGTCGCCGCCGTGGTCGCCGAGGTCCGCGCCACCGAGAGGCGGTTCGGGGCCGCGCCGCTGGGCGACGGCGTGTACCGGCTGGTGGTGCCCGCCGCAGGGGTGGCCGCCGACCGTAGCGTCGCACCGAACATCGAGGAGTTCGCCCGGCAACTGCGGGTGACCGCCGGCACCGACTTCGGCGTACACTCACCGCGCTGGCTGTCCCGGTTCGGCGACGCCACCCGGCTGGCGCAGCGCTACCGGGTCGGCCGGGTCCTGCTGGCCGGCGACGCCGCGCACATCCATCCGCCACTCGGCGGCCAGGGCCTCAACCTCGGCATCCAGGACGCGGTCAACCTCGGCTGGAAACTCGCGGCCAAAGTCACCGGCTGGGCACCCGGCGGGCTGCTCGACAGCTACCACACCGAACGGCACCCGGTGGCGGCCGCCGTGCTGGACAACACCCGGGCGCAGATGGAGCTGCTGTCCACCGAGCCGGGCCCGCAGGCGGTGCGCCGGCTGCTCGCGGAGCTGATGGACATCGAGGAGGTCAGCCGTCGCCTGATCGAGAAGGTCACCGCCATCGGGATCCGCTACGACGTCGGCGGCGAGGACGGGGACGGCGGTGGCGGCTCAGCCCATGACCTGCTCGGCCGGCGGCTGCGCGACGTAGCGCTGACCGGTGGCCGCCGCCTCTACGAGCTGACGCGCGGCGGCCGAGGGCTGCTGCTCGACCAGACCGGCCGGCTGTCGGCGGCCGGCTGGGCGGACCGGGTCGACCACGTCGTCGACGCCAGCGACGAACTGGACGTACCCGCCGTCCTGCTGCGCCCGACGGCCACGTGGCGTGGGTCGGCGACGACCAGCAGGATCTGCTCCATCATCTGCCGCGCTGGTTCGGCACCGCTGACAACCGGCCCAGGTCCGCCGCGTCGACACCGTAAGGCCGGCTCGCGGCGGGATCGCCCGCTACCCTGGATGACGTGAGACGCAGCGAAGCCGAGGGTGGCATCGTGCCGTACCTGGCTCGGCCGGGTCGTCGCGCGGCAGTCGTTGCTGACCTCGCGCAGCTGCGCGGACCAGTCAGTGGTGTCGTCGAGCTGCCGCATCGGCTGCACTGGCAGCCCGACCGCCGGGTCAATCTCGACAACCCCGCACTGCTGCGGTGGATGTACGAAACCGTCCTGGTCGAGGCGGTCACCCCGGTCGAGCTGGTCACCTGGCTGCACGGCCCGACGCTGGTCCGGCTCTGGCTGGACCTGTGGGTTCCACGTGGCGTCAGACAGGCATGGGAGCAACGGCACCCGCAGCTGCGCACCACCCACCAGCCCGCCGCCGCGTGACATCAGAGGAGTTCCAGGCCGAGGTGGCACGGCTGGCGCTCGCCGTGGCCCAGCGACATGGCTTCGCGTTAGCAGGCGGACACGCGCTGATCGCATACGGCGTGGTGGACCGGCCAACCGAAGACGTCGACCTGTTCACGGACCAGTCCGGTGGGGTCACCGCAGCTGCCGACCTGGTGATGTCGACCCTGAGTCGTGCTGGACTGCACGTCGAGGCGGTCACGGATTCAGCCGACCTCGGCGACGTCTTCGACGGTTTCGAGCATGATCTCGTCGAGTGCGAGGTGCGTCGCGGGGACCAGACGGTGCGGCTGCAGATGGTGCGGTTCGACCGGCACCACCAGCCGGTCATGATGCAGATCGGGCCGGTGCTGCACCTTGATGACGTGGTTGCCACAAAGGTGGTGGCACTCGGTACCCGGGCTGCCCCTCGCGATTACATCGATACTGCCGCCGCCCTCGCCCGCTACTCCAGAAATCGGCTGATCGAGCTCGCCCGGCAGGCGGATTCTGGTCGCCACTGCTTCTCTACCTGGCCGAGGTTTGCGCCCTGACCCGCGCGGGCAGCCGGCCCGGTAGGTTGGGGCTGTCTCGGTGAGCGGCCACGTACGCATGGTCAGGTGGCCGGTCCACCGTGGCGCTGAGCGGACAGGGGAGGCCCCTCGGGTGAAGATCATCGCGTTGTCCTGCACACAGAAGCGTCTGCCGTCGCTGACCGACGCGTTGCTCGAGGCGGCGATCACCGGTGTCGTCCGAGAGGTGGGCGACGCGCAGATCGAGCGGATCCGGTTGATCGACCATCGCATCGCGATGTGCGAGGGCGAGGACACCTGCCTGGACCCCGAGGTGGGACGGTGCACACTCGACGACGACTTCGCGCAGGTCGTCGACCTGGCTGAGGGCGCGCAGGCGATGCTGCTCGCCATGCCCGTGTACGCGGGCAACGTACCGGCGGTGTTGAAGATCTTCCAGGAGCGGTTGAAGAGTTTCATGAACGCCGGGCAGCGCCCGTTCGGGAACCTGCTGGTGGGGACGATCGTGCATTCGCGCACGATGCTGACCGAGCCCGCGCTGGGTTCGTTGTTCCCGTGGTACCTGCGGCTACGGAACAGGAACGTGGCGTCGGCGTGCGTCACCCAGGGCGAGCATCAGGACCTGACCCGTACGGCCGCGGTCGACCTGTGTGTGGCGGTGGGCCGGCAGCTCGGCATGACGCTTGACGTCAGC is drawn from Micromonospora sp. Llam0 and contains these coding sequences:
- a CDS encoding adenylate cyclase is translated as MSQQSPRRRFGGEQLFIWYLATAAAAAVVGVVAGGVGLLVLSALRIGCRPTGGDVLPGGELQCPDGTGKVLPALVFAGLGCVVVLAVAAELLSRRGDASTVARVARHGLWLAAWVVALPGLAWVSVVSTSAATRQAFWGVVVGVCAAIAFVAIPLVTSYVRPAYATVVLAACLAVPATAVLVGLWLPLLVPLALPVTAIWLVALWLSRAAHRISVTAAASQVSGP
- a CDS encoding aminoglycoside phosphotransferase family protein — its product is MDDRRWRDPQWLAWVRDWIDGRLDELGTTRTGPVVQPHIYPWSTVLRVPTAAGDVWFKANAESLRHEAAVVTRIADRRPDAVPPLLAADLDTGWMLMADAGETLRVVSQREQSLDRWYAVLPLYAAVQLDLADDVDDLLALGVPDRRLATLPQAYARIVDAVGADRRFRDAAPMVADLCAELAQYGLPELLQHDDLHDAQVFVRDGRHLIMDWGDACVSHPFLTLSVTLDGGLAWGLDDVRDSVDTTPFRDAYLAPYAERFTGDLVAATRVASRLGWVCRAVNGHVPGDDKQTVTRLRMFLDGRP
- a CDS encoding flavodoxin family protein — protein: MKIIALSCTQKRLPSLTDALLEAAITGVVREVGDAQIERIRLIDHRIAMCEGEDTCLDPEVGRCTLDDDFAQVVDLAEGAQAMLLAMPVYAGNVPAVLKIFQERLKSFMNAGQRPFGNLLVGTIVHSRTMLTEPALGSLFPWYLRLRNRNVASACVTQGEHQDLTRTAAVDLCVAVGRQLGMTLDVSRPPAHARTALPVVQSSVRPRCGDPAAASPSGG
- a CDS encoding nucleotidyl transferase AbiEii/AbiGii toxin family protein codes for the protein MTSEEFQAEVARLALAVAQRHGFALAGGHALIAYGVVDRPTEDVDLFTDQSGGVTAAADLVMSTLSRAGLHVEAVTDSADLGDVFDGFEHDLVECEVRRGDQTVRLQMVRFDRHHQPVMMQIGPVLHLDDVVATKVVALGTRAAPRDYIDTAAALARYSRNRLIELARQADSGRHCFSTWPRFAP
- a CDS encoding ATP-binding protein — its product is MDVRDRHQHQVVRLQPVRFDRHRQPVMTRIGPARGPDRCRAGCRVATTLPPWRPGRFDSWDEAVTHLCALSDRPGPVVLDEFPYLSKVEPALPSILQREIDRAVSDERPLSLLLCGSAMSVTGGLLAGSAPLRSRASLELVVQPFDHVLTARFWGLSDPRLAVLHHAVVGGTPAYRRFVGDDAPRDLDDFDGWLTRTVLNPATPLFREARYLLEEEADVRDTALYHSVLAAVAAGNNTRGGIAGYIGRKAADIGHHLNVLEDSQTLMAYSV